From one Brevibacterium sp. 'Marine' genomic stretch:
- a CDS encoding urease accessory UreF family protein, with protein sequence MRSRSALLVLADGRLPTGGYAHSAGLEQAIRQGWVTDIAGLRDFLRGRLHTTGLMNAAFAVAAWKAVDESILAEAAPTESSDAESTSRSTSAQTAESTPVTGNLAEAALLELNAELIARTPSPALRRIGAWLGTLMARSLRSIHPHPLLETLPKDLQQPLVYGAVGRVLGLSDADTAATILHEAVTGPATAAVKLMHIDPFQAHGAIIDLAADLDEAAERAADFGRGDPAEIPALSAPLSDFAAELHEGDNVRLFAS encoded by the coding sequence TTGAGATCTCGTTCCGCACTGCTCGTCCTCGCCGACGGGCGCCTGCCGACCGGCGGGTACGCCCATTCGGCGGGGCTCGAACAGGCCATCCGCCAAGGCTGGGTCACCGATATCGCCGGGCTGCGCGACTTCCTGCGCGGCCGCCTGCACACGACGGGGCTGATGAACGCGGCCTTCGCCGTGGCCGCGTGGAAGGCCGTGGATGAGTCCATCCTCGCCGAGGCGGCCCCCACCGAATCGTCGGACGCCGAGTCGACCTCGAGGTCGACCTCAGCGCAGACAGCCGAGTCGACCCCGGTTACGGGGAACCTCGCCGAGGCGGCCCTGCTCGAGCTGAACGCCGAGCTCATCGCCCGCACCCCGTCCCCGGCGCTGCGCCGGATCGGGGCCTGGCTGGGCACGCTCATGGCCCGGTCGTTGCGCAGCATCCACCCGCACCCTCTGCTCGAGACCCTGCCCAAAGACCTGCAGCAGCCGCTCGTCTACGGTGCGGTCGGCCGGGTACTGGGCCTGTCCGATGCCGACACAGCCGCGACCATCCTCCACGAGGCGGTCACGGGACCGGCGACGGCCGCGGTCAAGCTCATGCACATCGACCCGTTCCAAGCCCACGGTGCGATCATCGATCTCGCCGCCGACCTCGACGAAGCAGCTGAGCGTGCCGCGGACTTCGGCCGCGGCGACCCGGCCGAGATTCCGGCGCTGAGCGCGCCGCTGTCGGACTTCGCCGCCGAACTGCACGAGGGGGACAATGTTCGACTCTTCGCTTCCTGA
- a CDS encoding ABC transporter substrate-binding protein, translating into MKMRTATAWTAGAGALALLLSGCEAPSGGDSELVIGTENLGGYNPVNGYSVDGNSPFYDGLMRLQEDSGSGAMPDMAPALAAADPEPNDDSTEWTVQLRDDVTFSDGSDFDAKDVAATYEAIVDPEVASESVDAFRMITTVKTPDDHTVVFELDEPTPTFTSRLTVGILPSEAIEEGTPAADWKVNSEPVGTGAYTLESLTADTAVLKARDDYWRTTPELKSVTLQAYADTSALAAAVKDGKVSGAAVPPRSVDQIKGEGQEVYTARTADWRGLSLPSDNPFTKDATVRKALNLAIDREKLVDEVLAGHGTPASTPVGEFYGDAYDPDAEFDVDLDEAKKLLDEAGWKAGSGGVRVKDGKRAVIPVTYPAGDTVRGDIAAEISAQLEQLGVKLEIKGQEWGEIEKDLAGQAIVYAGGEQPYNTDHQIRAALHTQTTTSGVFDNPANIAVPGGDELLDHAAVETDEAKADADYREVQSAYMDAPSYLIVAFLEHTYVADTQGWDVPDTTFEPHVHGSDWGPWWNLADWKKN; encoded by the coding sequence ATGAAAATGCGGACGGCGACGGCGTGGACGGCCGGTGCGGGAGCACTTGCGCTCCTGCTCAGCGGCTGCGAGGCCCCCAGCGGGGGAGACTCGGAGCTGGTCATCGGCACGGAGAACCTCGGCGGGTACAACCCGGTCAACGGCTACTCCGTCGACGGCAACTCGCCCTTCTACGACGGGCTGATGCGACTCCAGGAGGACTCCGGATCGGGCGCGATGCCGGACATGGCACCGGCCTTGGCCGCGGCAGACCCGGAGCCGAACGACGACTCCACCGAGTGGACGGTGCAGCTGCGCGACGATGTCACCTTCTCCGACGGATCGGACTTCGACGCGAAGGACGTCGCCGCCACCTATGAGGCCATCGTCGACCCGGAAGTGGCCTCCGAATCCGTCGACGCCTTCCGCATGATCACGACGGTGAAGACCCCCGACGACCACACGGTCGTCTTCGAACTCGACGAACCGACACCCACCTTCACCTCACGCCTGACCGTCGGCATCCTGCCGTCCGAAGCCATCGAAGAAGGCACCCCGGCCGCGGACTGGAAGGTCAACTCCGAACCCGTGGGCACCGGCGCCTACACCTTGGAGTCGCTGACAGCGGACACGGCCGTGCTCAAGGCCCGCGACGACTACTGGCGGACGACTCCCGAGCTGAAGTCCGTGACCCTGCAGGCCTATGCCGACACCTCCGCGCTGGCCGCCGCGGTCAAGGACGGCAAGGTCTCCGGCGCCGCCGTGCCCCCGCGCTCGGTCGACCAGATCAAGGGCGAAGGGCAGGAGGTCTATACCGCCCGCACCGCCGATTGGCGCGGACTCAGCCTGCCCAGTGACAACCCTTTCACGAAGGACGCGACGGTCCGCAAGGCCCTCAATCTCGCGATCGACCGGGAGAAGCTCGTCGATGAGGTGCTCGCCGGCCACGGCACACCCGCCTCGACGCCGGTCGGCGAATTCTACGGCGACGCCTACGACCCCGACGCCGAGTTCGACGTCGACCTCGATGAGGCGAAGAAGCTGCTCGACGAGGCCGGGTGGAAAGCCGGATCCGGTGGAGTGCGGGTCAAGGACGGGAAGAGAGCCGTCATCCCAGTCACCTATCCGGCCGGCGACACGGTACGCGGTGACATCGCCGCCGAGATCTCCGCACAGCTGGAGCAGCTCGGCGTGAAGCTCGAGATCAAGGGCCAGGAATGGGGCGAGATCGAAAAGGACCTCGCCGGACAGGCCATCGTCTACGCCGGCGGTGAGCAGCCCTATAACACCGACCACCAGATCAGAGCCGCGCTGCACACGCAGACGACGACCTCCGGGGTCTTCGACAACCCCGCAAACATCGCCGTCCCCGGCGGGGACGAGCTGCTCGACCACGCCGCCGTCGAAACGGACGAGGCGAAGGCCGATGCCGACTACCGTGAAGTGCAGTCGGCGTACATGGACGCGCCGAGCTACCTCATCGTCGCCTTCCTCGAACACACCTACGTCGCCGACACCCAGGGCTGGGATGTTCCCGACACGACGTTCGAACCGCACGTCCACGGCTCCGACTGGGGACCGTGGTGGAACCTGGCCGACTGGAAGAAGAACTGA
- a CDS encoding ABC transporter permease subunit, producing the protein MSRRVWGAVFLGVVLVLLICGRFLPGEGTDFSRALLPPGAGGLLGTDHFGRSVAVTVWDAAGGSALAALITAAVTTAIGAGIGVVSTLSTGLSKVSTGLLIATLVVPSMLFTFIVVGILGGGRTAIMVTVALTHWPLAAQLIGPKVREEWDSGWVRFDRRLGAGRAQILKWHVLPAAGGRVAAAMAVIFPSAVVHEATTAFLGIGVDPAAVSLGPLIAWGQSDMTVGAWWTLVVPTCALMVLLLPPTILARRLGERPRSL; encoded by the coding sequence ATGAGCCGGCGGGTGTGGGGTGCCGTCTTCCTCGGGGTCGTGCTCGTCCTGCTCATCTGCGGACGGTTCCTGCCCGGCGAGGGCACGGACTTCTCGCGTGCACTCCTGCCGCCCGGCGCCGGCGGCCTGCTCGGGACCGACCATTTCGGTCGCAGCGTGGCCGTGACCGTCTGGGACGCCGCCGGCGGATCGGCCCTGGCCGCGCTCATCACCGCGGCCGTGACCACCGCGATCGGTGCGGGAATCGGTGTGGTCTCGACCCTGTCGACCGGCCTGTCGAAGGTGTCGACGGGTCTGCTCATCGCGACCTTGGTCGTGCCCTCGATGCTGTTCACCTTCATCGTCGTCGGCATCCTCGGTGGCGGTCGGACGGCGATCATGGTGACCGTGGCGCTCACGCACTGGCCGTTGGCGGCTCAGCTCATCGGGCCGAAGGTGCGGGAGGAATGGGACTCCGGGTGGGTGCGTTTCGACCGCCGCCTCGGTGCCGGTCGAGCGCAGATCCTCAAGTGGCATGTGCTGCCGGCAGCCGGGGGACGGGTGGCGGCGGCGATGGCTGTGATCTTCCCGTCAGCGGTCGTGCACGAGGCGACGACGGCGTTCCTCGGGATCGGCGTCGATCCGGCCGCGGTGTCGCTCGGGCCGCTCATCGCCTGGGGGCAGTCGGACATGACGGTCGGTGCGTGGTGGACTCTGGTCGTCCCGACATGTGCGCTCATGGTGCTGCTTCTGCCGCCGACGATCCTGGCCCGCCGGCTGGGAGAGAGGCCCAGATCGCTGTGA
- a CDS encoding ATP-binding cassette domain-containing protein, whose amino-acid sequence MRLTGVVIDYGSTRVGPVDADVPAGTVTVLRGPSGSGKTSLCLALTGFLTPSSGQVEGDLGVLVPQNPREWLNPRLTVAEVIEHTWAVRGAGGASDGGTGSAGGGAGRAGSGASGVGSGAGGVGSRATGAERGRDAPGTAGDDRCLDALLDRALLGPELAHHRCGELSGGQAARVCIARALASGIDTIVCDEPTAALDSSNAARIAWLINDLAEAGKTIVWATHDRDLVAATDTGYSYITL is encoded by the coding sequence ATGAGGCTGACAGGCGTGGTCATCGACTACGGCTCAACCCGCGTGGGCCCGGTCGATGCGGACGTCCCCGCGGGGACGGTGACGGTGCTCCGAGGTCCGTCGGGCAGCGGCAAGACCAGTCTGTGCTTGGCGCTGACGGGCTTCCTCACACCGAGCAGCGGGCAGGTCGAAGGCGACCTCGGGGTGCTCGTTCCGCAGAACCCACGCGAATGGCTCAACCCACGACTCACCGTCGCCGAGGTTATCGAACACACCTGGGCCGTGCGTGGTGCCGGGGGCGCGAGCGATGGTGGTACAGGAAGTGCCGGTGGTGGTGCGGGCCGTGCTGGCAGCGGTGCGAGCGGCGTCGGAAGCGGTGCGGGCGGCGTCGGAAGCCGTGCGACCGGTGCCGAGCGGGGTCGTGATGCTCCCGGGACTGCCGGGGATGACCGTTGCCTGGACGCTCTGCTCGACCGTGCACTGCTCGGCCCGGAACTGGCTCACCACCGGTGCGGTGAGCTCTCCGGCGGGCAGGCGGCACGCGTCTGCATCGCCCGTGCGCTGGCCAGCGGCATCGACACCATCGTCTGCGATGAACCGACCGCCGCGCTCGACTCGTCGAATGCCGCACGCATCGCCTGGCTCATCAATGACCTCGCCGAGGCAGGGAAGACGATCGTCTGGGCGACCCACGACCGAGACCTCGTCGCCGCCACCGACACGGGTTACTCCTACATCACGCTCTGA
- a CDS encoding ABC transporter permease subunit — translation MVEPGRLEEELTSHPTGSGAFRFRHIVARGGIVLGGMILAGLAGGAGVFALSAASPSNPLAHTVAGWEFASAEARENLAAAYDTGGWLGAWWQWLLTSVTTGDLGYSRLLHTSVAEVVLGRGLHTVAATLTAMVITAVIVGIASILLARFPGLAHNSATSGLIGAWLAVPSFVIALIIVVLFGRQLPNPATSAPITLIPSVAVTIALAWSAMLIAAARSAAAEVWSTPWARALVGRGFSPAARVRTVLPSIVAAVRAPAVIYVPVVILGEAAVEAVLSYPGLGNALVEAAAGADLPLLATVTAIAAAVTTGLVLGVRSFGAGGDDRFLAAGASVGVLGKGCA, via the coding sequence GTGGTGGAACCTGGCCGACTGGAAGAAGAACTGACATCGCACCCGACCGGATCCGGGGCATTCCGGTTCCGACACATCGTGGCCCGAGGCGGCATCGTCCTCGGCGGGATGATCCTTGCCGGTTTGGCCGGCGGGGCCGGGGTGTTCGCCCTGTCCGCGGCCTCCCCGTCCAACCCCTTGGCTCATACCGTCGCGGGGTGGGAATTCGCGTCCGCCGAGGCGCGGGAGAACCTCGCGGCCGCCTATGACACAGGCGGTTGGCTGGGTGCCTGGTGGCAGTGGCTGCTGACGTCCGTGACCACGGGCGACCTCGGGTATTCGCGGCTGCTGCACACCTCTGTCGCCGAGGTGGTCCTCGGCCGCGGACTCCACACCGTGGCCGCGACCCTGACCGCCATGGTGATCACCGCGGTCATCGTGGGCATCGCCTCCATACTGTTGGCGAGATTCCCCGGGCTCGCCCACAATTCGGCGACCTCGGGACTCATCGGCGCCTGGTTGGCCGTTCCCTCCTTCGTCATCGCGCTCATCATCGTCGTCCTCTTCGGTCGGCAGCTGCCGAACCCGGCCACGAGTGCTCCCATCACTCTCATCCCCTCCGTGGCGGTGACGATCGCCCTGGCGTGGTCGGCGATGCTCATCGCCGCAGCGCGGTCCGCGGCCGCCGAGGTGTGGTCGACGCCGTGGGCGCGCGCCCTCGTCGGTCGCGGTTTCTCCCCTGCGGCACGGGTGCGCACGGTGCTGCCGTCGATCGTGGCGGCCGTGCGGGCACCGGCGGTCATCTACGTGCCGGTGGTCATCCTCGGCGAGGCCGCCGTCGAGGCGGTCCTGTCCTATCCGGGGCTCGGCAACGCCCTCGTCGAGGCGGCCGCCGGAGCCGATCTGCCGCTGCTGGCCACGGTCACGGCGATCGCCGCGGCTGTGACGACTGGGCTGGTGCTCGGGGTGCGGTCGTTCGGAGCCGGCGGCGACGACCGGTTCCTGGCCGCCGGCGCCAGTGTCGGCGTGCTCGGGAAGGGGTGCGCATGA
- a CDS encoding urease subunit beta produces MSNENAPGERNEDSKPLDDNPFENVELQPEERSLEPEHATDDPGREYDEAETTVIDEPGIDDDRERHPSSGESSPSSPRRPGSGTRQAPRQEHDAPVTSADRVVPGEIFLKDEPVEINAGLAVTALRVANTSDRPIQIGSHFHFAEVNPGLEFDRARAWGKRLNVLSGGAMRFEPGADEEVELIPIQGARIALGFRGECRGELDG; encoded by the coding sequence ATGAGCAACGAGAACGCCCCCGGCGAGCGGAACGAGGACAGCAAACCTCTCGACGACAACCCGTTCGAAAACGTCGAGCTCCAGCCCGAGGAACGCAGCCTCGAACCCGAACACGCCACCGACGACCCGGGCCGCGAGTACGACGAAGCCGAGACCACCGTCATCGACGAGCCCGGCATCGACGACGACCGCGAACGCCACCCGTCTTCGGGTGAGAGCAGCCCGTCGAGCCCCCGCCGTCCCGGCTCCGGCACACGTCAGGCGCCGCGGCAGGAACATGACGCCCCGGTCACCTCGGCCGATCGCGTCGTCCCCGGCGAGATCTTCCTCAAAGACGAACCGGTCGAGATCAACGCAGGCCTTGCCGTGACGGCGCTGCGGGTGGCCAACACCTCGGACCGTCCGATCCAGATCGGATCCCACTTCCATTTCGCCGAGGTCAACCCCGGCCTCGAGTTCGACCGTGCCCGCGCCTGGGGCAAACGCCTCAACGTGCTGTCCGGCGGCGCCATGCGCTTCGAACCCGGAGCCGATGAGGAAGTCGAACTGATCCCGATCCAGGGTGCGCGCATCGCACTGGGATTCCGCGGAGAATGCAGAGGAGAGCTGGATGGCTGA
- a CDS encoding ATP-binding cassette domain-containing protein: protein MTALHLRDITLSLPGTGEVLSALDLEMRLGGITWLVGESGAGKSTLCNLLAGLSPVDAKVSGVLDLSEIVSDRGRRGVRGGRGGRGVRGERAAGERRDIAEAAVPGDGRLDLGAGRGRRALARMRRAGVIAWAPQNAMDTFPPTMRLVDWFARAGIESPDLAAYGLEKSILRRRPHQVSGGQISRISLAAAVAKSPRLLVCDEPTAGLDPEQADAVVGVLNEQTSTGGRAVLAVTHDLSGLQRNARSDDRVAVAFNGHIVENCSVGAFFAGRAANAYVQALAAAAPAAGAHPLPPADGIRPAPWVYRDGDELRRLGEGEVRGGGRTLPGGPTLLVDRNLPGDLTPPGDRTLPGAGTGRNRLDGRGGPE from the coding sequence GTGACCGCTCTTCATCTTCGTGACATCACGCTGAGTCTGCCCGGAACCGGCGAGGTGCTGTCGGCGCTCGACCTCGAGATGCGCCTCGGAGGGATCACCTGGCTCGTCGGGGAATCGGGGGCCGGGAAGTCCACGCTGTGCAATCTGCTCGCCGGACTCAGCCCCGTCGATGCGAAGGTCAGCGGGGTGCTGGATCTCAGTGAGATCGTCAGCGATCGAGGTCGGCGCGGCGTCCGTGGTGGACGTGGTGGGCGCGGCGTCCGTGGCGAGCGGGCCGCCGGTGAGAGGCGCGACATCGCCGAGGCGGCTGTCCCCGGAGACGGTCGCCTCGACCTCGGTGCCGGGCGGGGCCGTCGGGCGCTGGCGAGGATGCGTCGTGCCGGAGTGATCGCCTGGGCGCCGCAGAATGCCATGGACACGTTCCCGCCGACCATGCGTCTGGTCGACTGGTTCGCACGGGCGGGGATCGAGAGTCCCGACCTGGCGGCGTACGGCTTGGAGAAGTCGATCCTCCGCAGGCGGCCGCATCAGGTCTCGGGAGGTCAGATCTCCCGCATCTCCTTGGCCGCAGCCGTGGCGAAGTCACCTCGGCTGCTCGTCTGCGATGAGCCGACCGCGGGGCTCGACCCCGAGCAGGCCGATGCCGTCGTCGGGGTGCTCAATGAGCAGACTTCGACAGGCGGCCGCGCGGTGCTCGCAGTGACGCATGACCTGTCGGGACTGCAGCGCAATGCCCGTTCCGACGACCGAGTGGCCGTGGCCTTCAACGGACATATCGTCGAGAACTGCTCGGTCGGGGCCTTCTTCGCCGGCCGTGCCGCGAATGCCTATGTGCAGGCGTTGGCAGCGGCCGCACCGGCCGCCGGTGCGCACCCGCTGCCGCCGGCCGACGGGATTCGGCCGGCGCCGTGGGTGTACCGGGACGGGGACGAACTGCGCCGCCTCGGCGAAGGTGAGGTCAGGGGCGGCGGCCGGACCTTGCCGGGTGGACCGACCTTGCTGGTTGACCGGAACCTGCCGGGTGACCTGACTCCGCCGGGTGACCGGACCCTGCCGGGGGCCGGGACGGGACGGAATCGACTCGACGGCAGGGGAGGGCCGGAATGA
- a CDS encoding urease subunit alpha produces the protein MAEISRSEYVASFGPTVGDRVRLADTDIVIEIEKDYCAGGDEVVFGGGKSARESMAQSSRTRAEGTPDLIITGAIILDHWGVVKADVGIRDGRFVAIGKSGNPDTMNGVHPDLVVGPNTEVASGNGLIMTPGTIDTHIHFVGPDQFEVGLMAGTTTMVGGGTGPTEGSKATLATPGPWWLARMFESMDPWPVNVLFLGRGNTMNEEALYEQLRGGAAGFKIHEDWGATPAVIDKALSVADDTGVQVAIHSDTLNEAGFVEDMLKAVAGRTFHSFHTEGAGGGHAPDIIKIASELNVLPASTNPTRPFTVNTVDEHLDMVMVAHHLNPQVPNDLAFAESRVRAGTIEAEDVLQDLGALSIMSSDAQAMGRIGEVAMRTWQTAHQMKKLRGPLPGDDRADNNRARRYIAKYTVNPAIAHGIDSYVGSIEPGKLADFVLWQPSMFAVRPHTVFKGGMAAVAALGDPNASIPTPQPVSERLGFNYRTASAAATSLAFVSEQAIDDDIAGKLDRVQRDFVPITSTRKVTKDDMIGNSARPDIEVNTDTYAVKIDGELVEHRPADFVPMSQRYFLF, from the coding sequence ATGGCTGAGATTTCGCGTTCGGAATACGTCGCGTCGTTCGGACCGACGGTCGGTGACCGGGTGCGCCTGGCCGATACCGACATCGTCATCGAGATCGAGAAGGACTACTGCGCAGGCGGCGACGAGGTCGTCTTCGGCGGCGGCAAGTCCGCCCGCGAATCGATGGCGCAGTCCTCGCGCACCCGCGCCGAAGGCACCCCCGACCTCATCATCACCGGGGCGATCATCCTCGACCACTGGGGAGTCGTGAAGGCCGATGTCGGCATCCGCGACGGCAGATTCGTCGCCATCGGCAAGTCCGGCAACCCGGACACGATGAATGGCGTCCACCCGGACCTCGTCGTCGGCCCCAACACCGAGGTGGCCAGCGGCAATGGTCTGATCATGACACCCGGCACCATCGACACTCACATCCACTTCGTCGGCCCCGACCAGTTCGAGGTCGGCCTCATGGCCGGCACCACGACGATGGTCGGCGGCGGCACCGGACCCACCGAGGGTTCGAAGGCCACCCTGGCCACCCCAGGCCCCTGGTGGCTGGCCCGGATGTTCGAGTCGATGGACCCGTGGCCGGTCAACGTCCTCTTCCTCGGCCGCGGCAACACGATGAACGAAGAGGCCCTGTACGAACAGCTGCGCGGCGGAGCCGCCGGCTTCAAGATCCACGAGGACTGGGGCGCGACCCCGGCTGTCATCGACAAGGCCCTGTCCGTGGCCGATGACACCGGAGTGCAGGTCGCCATCCACTCGGACACCCTCAACGAGGCCGGATTCGTCGAGGACATGCTCAAAGCGGTCGCCGGCCGGACCTTCCACTCCTTCCACACCGAGGGTGCCGGCGGCGGTCACGCCCCCGACATCATCAAGATCGCCTCGGAGCTCAATGTGCTCCCGGCCTCGACGAACCCGACCCGCCCGTTCACGGTCAACACCGTCGACGAGCACCTCGACATGGTCATGGTCGCCCATCACCTCAACCCGCAGGTGCCCAACGACCTCGCCTTCGCCGAGTCCCGTGTCCGCGCCGGCACCATCGAGGCCGAGGACGTGCTCCAGGACCTCGGCGCCCTGTCGATCATGTCCTCGGACGCGCAGGCGATGGGCCGCATCGGCGAGGTCGCCATGCGCACCTGGCAGACCGCGCACCAGATGAAGAAGCTGCGCGGACCTCTGCCCGGCGACGACCGGGCGGACAACAACCGGGCTCGCCGTTATATCGCGAAGTACACGGTCAACCCGGCCATCGCCCACGGAATCGACTCCTATGTCGGTTCGATCGAACCGGGCAAACTCGCTGACTTCGTGCTCTGGCAGCCCTCGATGTTCGCCGTCCGTCCGCACACCGTGTTCAAGGGCGGAATGGCCGCCGTCGCCGCGCTCGGCGACCCGAACGCCTCGATCCCGACCCCGCAGCCGGTGTCCGAACGCCTCGGATTCAACTACCGGACCGCCTCGGCGGCGGCCACGAGCCTCGCGTTCGTGTCCGAGCAGGCCATCGACGACGATATCGCGGGCAAGCTCGACCGCGTCCAGCGCGACTTCGTGCCGATCACCTCGACGCGCAAGGTCACGAAGGACGACATGATCGGCAACTCCGCCCGTCCCGACATCGAGGTCAACACGGACACGTATGCGGTGAAGATCGACGGGGAACTCGTCGAACACCGGCCCGCCGACTTCGTGCCCATGTCCCAGCGCTACTTCCTGTTCTGA
- the ureG gene encoding urease accessory protein UreG, whose protein sequence is MKNQHNNAHDKLEENMSHGKRALRLGIAGPVGTGKSSSIANICTALADEFRIGVITNDIYTDEDARFLKAAGVLPEERIRAVETGACPHTAIRDDVSMNLLAVEALEEDFDPLDIVLVESGGDNLTATFSPALVDAQLFVLDVAGGGDVARKGGPGIGRADLLVINKIDLGEHVDVDVEQMLNDAREAREGQPVLGVSRKIPETVEALAGWVREVHARFVKGDHTPVDPGPMAPHFHADETGEGGGYMHTHDEGEAAHSH, encoded by the coding sequence CTGAAGAACCAACACAACAACGCACACGACAAACTGGAGGAGAACATGAGCCACGGAAAGCGCGCACTGCGCCTGGGAATCGCCGGACCCGTCGGGACCGGCAAATCCTCGTCGATCGCGAACATCTGCACGGCCCTGGCCGATGAGTTCCGCATCGGCGTCATCACCAACGACATCTACACCGACGAGGACGCCCGCTTCCTCAAGGCCGCCGGCGTCCTGCCCGAAGAGCGCATCCGCGCCGTCGAAACCGGCGCCTGCCCGCACACCGCGATCCGCGACGATGTGAGCATGAACCTGCTCGCCGTCGAAGCCCTGGAAGAGGACTTCGACCCGCTCGACATCGTCCTCGTCGAATCCGGCGGCGACAACCTCACCGCGACCTTCTCCCCGGCACTCGTCGACGCGCAGCTCTTCGTCCTCGACGTCGCCGGCGGCGGCGACGTGGCCCGCAAGGGCGGACCGGGAATCGGCCGCGCCGACTTGCTCGTGATCAACAAGATCGACCTCGGCGAGCATGTCGACGTCGACGTCGAGCAGATGCTCAACGATGCACGTGAGGCGCGCGAAGGCCAGCCCGTGCTCGGTGTGTCCCGGAAGATCCCCGAGACCGTCGAGGCCCTGGCCGGCTGGGTCCGCGAAGTCCACGCCCGCTTCGTCAAGGGCGACCACACGCCCGTCGATCCGGGCCCGATGGCCCCGCATTTCCACGCCGACGAGACGGGCGAAGGCGGCGGATACATGCACACCCACGACGAGGGCGAAGCCGCGCACAGCCACTGA
- a CDS encoding urease accessory protein UreD has protein sequence MFDSSLPETWALNPTGSASGMTCRASVATTTDGTTPHGRTRSRIDGLRRQAPLVPRPTGASGFEPFVDGDPDIARVALTTAAAGPLGGDHYVFDVHVGAGSTLLLREVSATLVLPGAHGDPSLMHCRVTVESGGTLIWVPEPVIAAQGCHHTHRVDIDLAEDARLFFREELLLGRHGEEPGNMSSRLNVRRGGRALSIQRFDLGPAGKGFDTPSVVGGALGVGSVVIVEPDGGLPSATTIADPKSALLPIDETCVQVNSLGDDGLALRKRLDAALAALGEPWGRETGWSAVPR, from the coding sequence ATGTTCGACTCTTCGCTTCCTGAGACCTGGGCGCTCAACCCGACCGGCTCGGCCAGCGGGATGACCTGCCGGGCCTCGGTCGCGACGACCACGGACGGCACGACACCGCACGGCCGTACCCGCTCCCGCATCGACGGACTGCGGCGCCAAGCCCCGCTCGTTCCGCGCCCCACCGGCGCCAGCGGTTTCGAACCCTTCGTCGACGGCGACCCGGACATCGCCCGGGTGGCACTGACGACCGCGGCTGCCGGCCCGCTCGGTGGAGACCACTATGTCTTCGACGTCCACGTCGGCGCCGGCTCGACCCTGCTGCTGCGGGAGGTCTCCGCGACCCTGGTCCTGCCGGGTGCCCACGGCGACCCCTCGCTCATGCACTGCCGAGTCACCGTCGAGTCGGGCGGCACCCTGATCTGGGTGCCCGAACCCGTCATCGCCGCTCAGGGCTGCCACCACACGCACCGCGTCGACATCGACCTCGCCGAGGATGCCCGCCTGTTCTTCCGCGAAGAGCTGCTGCTCGGCCGTCACGGAGAGGAGCCGGGAAACATGAGTTCCCGACTCAATGTTCGCCGAGGCGGCCGTGCCTTGAGCATCCAACGCTTCGATCTCGGCCCTGCCGGGAAAGGCTTCGACACCCCGTCCGTGGTCGGAGGAGCATTGGGCGTCGGATCGGTCGTCATCGTCGAACCCGACGGGGGACTGCCGAGTGCGACCACCATCGCCGATCCGAAATCGGCGCTGCTGCCCATCGACGAGACCTGTGTGCAGGTCAACTCGCTCGGTGATGACGGGCTGGCCCTGCGCAAACGCCTCGACGCGGCACTCGCCGCACTCGGGGAACCCTGGGGTCGGGAGACCGGCTGGTCCGCGGTGCCCCGATGA